DNA from Pomacea canaliculata isolate SZHN2017 linkage group LG9, ASM307304v1, whole genome shotgun sequence:
TCCCGCTTGTCCATGGTCTTGATGTTGTTCAGCGCCACGCGGCGCCTCGCGTCTCGTATGGACACGATGACTGTCTTCACCAGAACCACATCGCTGACAAGGATGAGAGCGAAGGGGAGAAAGAAGACTACTGCGAGTTCTATGGGAGACCAGATGGACTCTATAAACGCTCGATAGCCTCCTGTGTACGTCTCTGTACACCACCAGTCACCAGGATTTACACCAGTACGAACTTCAAAGCCGTAAGCTTTGTGTGAAtggaagatgaaagaaaaggctGTGAGAGCACTAAGGAGGCTGACCACCATTTTAGTGGTTGAAAAGACCTTAGCACGATGTGGCCACAGAATGGCCACAGCTCTGTGACATGTCATAAACACCATGGTCCACGTCGACTGCATGTTGACGACGTTGGCGATGTAAGCCGTTAGTTTGCACTCACCTGTCGTCATCCTCCCAAGTCTGGCCCGTATTAAAGTACTGTAAAGTAATGATACAATAAGATATATTCCATCTGAAACGGCCAAAGataggaaaaacaaatatatcgGAGAtacaatattttgctttttacagGATATGATGATAATCATTAAGTTTCCAGCAATTCCAAAAGCGCAAAGACAAGGCAACATGATATTTTGGTAAAATA
Protein-coding regions in this window:
- the LOC112572178 gene encoding uncharacterized protein LOC112572178; translation: MTTGECKLTAYIANVVNMQSTWTMVFMTCHRAVAILWPHRAKVFSTTKMVVSLLSALTAFSFIFHSHKAYGFEVRTGVNPGDWWCTETYTGGYRAFIESIWSPIELAVVFFLPFALILVSDVVLVKTVIVSIRDARRRVALNNIKTMDKREKQVSSMIILMVVTSAMFFFLMLPIRTYGFFTEIISESVGVRLIGRCLQNDGVDPSRDLHQDFKVSCLHE